A DNA window from Zingiber officinale cultivar Zhangliang chromosome 3A, Zo_v1.1, whole genome shotgun sequence contains the following coding sequences:
- the LOC122053524 gene encoding uncharacterized protein LOC122053524, translating into MGFTNRNRLSEKALEVTSRIKTQLKDISSLNSSRNNFSVKKTGKKQVQQKDNKDLTPRESIYLVKKDHKLGIASMNKSSQRATEVLKAVSKDSNRSKSKKNIKTVSNRVLQKKAVAIFPEPEETTIDALDQLSLIDRLGEDSDCMWLSSDNYSLSSDIWEFDHFDLLPQEQLSSTSSWCRSPASSAESSVTDGFQHVSISGSLCHCRKFNFGGKVEKALMKPGEFENEGRDSSLVHSESLKFYHGRQAEVPSVSNSSVESQSSYVDSVSRDCKLIHGRENYSGAFAFDISSHSLSYIHHQKILSSHSCSLDCDWDEPLFWPFDRNLYDNLDLDKFFCQSPLKDEGKSKVAASHGKRVTQLRLPAKSSSTKSVRNACKTRVLGSGISSRHSKLSSSTKGSYRQPWGISKR; encoded by the coding sequence ATGGGATTTACAAATAGAAACCGATTATCTGAAAAAGCATTGGAGGTTACTTCAAGAATTAAGACACAGCTGAAGGATATTAGTTCTCTTAATTCTTCAAGAAATAATTTCAGTGTAAAAAAAACTGGTAAAAAACAGGTCCAGCAAAAGGATAATAAAGATCTTACTCCACGGGAATCCATTTATCTCGTCAAGAAAGATCATAAGTTAGGTATCGCTAGCATGAATAAAAGCTCCCAACGAGCAACAGAAGTTTTGAAAGCAGTGTCAAAGGATAGCAATCGTAGCAAATCAAAAAAGAACATAAAGACAGTCTCAAATAGAGTTCTCCAAAAGAAAGCTGTTGCTATTTTCCCAGAACCAGAAGAAACCACTATTGATGCTTTGGATCAGCTAAGTCTTATTGACAGATTAGGTGAGGATAGTGATTGTATGTGGTTATCTTCAGATAATTATAGTTTATCTTCGGACATTTGGGAGTTTGATCATTTTGATCTACTTCCGCAAGAACAGTTAtcgtccacatcttcatggtgcAGAAGCCCAGCTTCTTCAGCTGAGAGCAGTGTGACAGATGGGTTTCAGCATGTGTCTATAAGTGGGTCCTTATGTCATTGCAGGAAATTCAATTTTGGAGGGAAAGTTGAGAAGGCACTAATGAAACCAGGAGAATTTGAGAATGAAGGAAGAGATTCTTCACTTGTCCATTCAGAAAGTCTTAAATTTTATCATGGTAGACAGGCCGAGGTTCCATCAGTAAGTAACAGTTCAGTTGAATCTCAAAGCTCATATGTGGATTCAGTGTCAAGGGATTGTAAACTGATACATGGAAGAGAAAATTATTCTGGTGCCTTTGCCTTTGATATTTCAAGCCATTCTTTGAGTTATATTCATCATCAGAAAATCCTGTCTTCTCATTCTTGTTCACTAGATTGTGATTGGGATGAACCTCTTTTTTGGCCATTTGATCGCAACTTGTATGACAACCTGGATCTTGATAAATTCTTTTGCCAATCTCCCTTGAAGGATGAAGGCAAGTCTAAGGTTGCAGCTTCCCATGGGAAAAGAGTAACTCAGTTGAGGCTCCCTGCTAAAAGTTCATCAACAAAGTCAGTTAGAAATGCATGTAAAACAAGAGTTTTGGGCAGTGGCATATCTTCAAGACATTCAAAATTGAGTTCATCAACAAAAGGTTCCTATCGGCAACCCTGGGGCATCTCGAAAAGATGA